The DNA sequence TCAGCGGTGTTAAAAATGCTTACGCTATTCAAGCCGGTAGAGAACTTCGTGTAATCGTAGAAAGCGAAAAAGTTTCTGACGATAACGCTGCCAACTTATCTTTTGAGATTTCTCAAAAAATTCAAACAGAAATGACTTATCCAGGTCAGGTAAAAGTAACTGTAATTAGAGAAACAAGAGCTGTTAATATTGCTAAGTAATCTCCGATTTATATAACAACAAAGGCTGTCTTGAGAAAGACAGCCTTTGTTGTTTTTAGGTAATACCTAAAACCTTGTATAAAATGAGTTTAACTGTTTTTAGTATTGATTTTACCTCAATTTCCTATACTCTTGTCATTTGGCTAGAAATTGCATTCGGCTCGATGTGAGTACGTATGTGATTTCTCCTATGGAATTAACACAAGTTGCTCCGTTTCGACTTTCCGCAATCTTGTCATACTAAGGAACAAAGTATCTTCACGACATAATCCGTGGATTGAAGCTCAACTGTATCGTTTCAGCAAACGGAGATCCTTCGTTCCTCAGGATGACAAACTGTGCGGAGTTTCTTATGTGATTACCGGTGCCTTAGTATGACAAAAAAAGTATCTCTAAATTCTTTATTAATTTAAACAATTTATCACCCACAAGCCCCCGCATAGTTCCCGTTTAAAATTGGAATTTGGAATATTGGAATTTAAACCCCAACTTGGTCTCGGCTATCCCAAATCACCTAAACCTCATATATCATTAAATACAATTTTAAAGCTTGTCCCTACTCCTACTTCACTTTCAACAGAGATAGAGCCTTTCATCGCTTCAATTTGATTTCGGGTAATATACAATCCAATTCCGCGTGCTTCGCGATGTTTGTGAAAGGTTTTATACATTCCGAACAAGAGATCACCATAAACGTTCAAATCAATCCCTAAACCGTTATCAGTAATCTTAAGTGATTTAAAACCGTCCGGTTCAATTGCAAAATCAAAAATAATAACAGGATCCCGATCAGGGTGCGCGTACTTTATAGCGTTTGTTGTGAAATTCAATAACACACTTTCCAGATAAGCCGGATTAAAATTGATGCTTACGTATTTGGGAACATTATTTACAATCGAAACATTTTTTTGTCTGTCATGCCCTCTAATGGTAAAAATCGTTTTTTCGATATACTCACTTAACCTCAAAGGAACCACGATGATATTGATATTGCTTTGTGTTTTTACAATCTGGGTCAGATTAGAAATAGTTTCATTCAGATCATTGGAAACGGTTCTTAAATGCTCTAACATTTCGTCAACAGTTTGTTTATTAACATCCGCATCGATAAAGTCTAATATCGATTTTATATTCCCGGCCTGCGTATTTAGATTATGCGAAACAATATGAGAAAAATTCAGCAATCGGCTATTCTGATCACTGTATAATTTCATTGTTTTTATAAGATCCAGCTCTTTTTCTTTTTGTGAAGAGACATCCGTGTGCGTTCCGATCACACGCAAAGGTTTTCCATTCTCATCGCGCTTGATTACCTTTCCTCTGTCAAGTATCCATTTATAATTACCGCTGGACGTCATGACACGATGGTAATTTTCGTAATAGGGAATTTTATTCTCAAAATGATCCTTAATATCTGAATAATACTTAGGAAGATCATCGGGATGCACGATTTTATCCCAACGTTCCGGATCATCAAAAATATCGGTTGACTCCAGCTCTAAAATTTTCAATGACAAGGAAGAATAAAAAACACGGTTGGTCACCATGTCCCAATCCCAAATACCTGCAGTTGAAGCCTCCAAAGCAAACTGAAAACGCTCCTCAGAAATACGAAGATTCTCTTCTTTCTCTTTTAGATCTGTAATGTCAGAAATATGACCAAAGAAAGCAACAC is a window from the Flavobacterium cupriresistens genome containing:
- a CDS encoding sensor histidine kinase, translating into MVFDLYGSEDCLEVNNFYRKLFAEMPDLLFQFIIDRDNKYSFPLVSKSADAIFELTASDFTNDIKLIIYDRIFAQDKELFFTSLVKARKEIKPWEIEFRAVLPKKGLRWFKVSSKTELAADGGVAFFGHISDITDLKEKEENLRISEERFQFALEASTAGIWDWDMVTNRVFYSSLSLKILELESTDIFDDPERWDKIVHPDDLPKYYSDIKDHFENKIPYYENYHRVMTSSGNYKWILDRGKVIKRDENGKPLRVIGTHTDVSSQKEKELDLIKTMKLYSDQNSRLLNFSHIVSHNLNTQAGNIKSILDFIDADVNKQTVDEMLEHLRTVSNDLNETISNLTQIVKTQSNINIIVVPLRLSEYIEKTIFTIRGHDRQKNVSIVNNVPKYVSINFNPAYLESVLLNFTTNAIKYAHPDRDPVIIFDFAIEPDGFKSLKITDNGLGIDLNVYGDLLFGMYKTFHKHREARGIGLYITRNQIEAMKGSISVESEVGVGTSFKIVFNDI